The genomic segment GGAAGAAAATATAAAGTTATTAAATGAGGCCCATAAACTTGGATTTACTAGAATATTTACCTCATTTCATATACCAGAGGCAAATTATAGTATCTTAAAGACTGAGGCACAAGAATTTTTCAAATTGGCTAAAAAATATAATATGGATATAATAAGCGATATTTCTCCTAACACATTTAAGTTTTTAGACTTAAATGATATGGATTTGAAGGGACTATTTGATATAGGGGTTAAGACTATAAGAATAGATTTTGGATATACAGAAGAAGAAGTATCTAAAATGAGCAAAAACACTTATGGAATTAAAATACAACTAAATGCATCAACAATAACTAAAAAGTTTTTTGAAAACCTAGATAGATATTCCCCTAATTATAAAAATGTTGATGCATTACATAATTTTTATCCAAGAGTGGGTACAGGTATTTCAGAAGAATGTATGAAAGAAAAAAATTCTATTTTAAGTAAAAGAGGAATAGAATCTTCTGCTTTTGTACAATCAAATAATAGAAAAAGAGGCCCATTATATGATGGCCTACCAAGTTTAGAAGATCATAGAGGTATAGAAGTAAGAGAGGCTGCGAATCATTTGTTTGCATTAGGAAATAAATCTGTATTTATAGGTGATTCACTTCCAAGCAAAAAAGAACTAGAAGATCTATCTGGATTAAATCCAGATGCAGTAGAGCTTTTTATAGAATTAAAAGAATATGATACTGTAACCCTAGGATTACTTACTGAAACTTACACCCAAAGAGAAGATGAGGCTAGAGATGCTATAAGAGCTAGTGAAAGTAGATTAGTTCTTAATGGAAATAAAATAAAGGCCTTAAATACAGTGGATAAAAATTATGGAGATATTATTATAGATAACGAAAATTACATGAGGTATATGGGAGAATTACAAATATTAAAAACAAGTCAAAAGAGTGATTATAGGACAAATGTTGTAGCTTCTGTTTTACAAAATCATATTTATCTATTAAAATATATAAATGGTGGTAAAAAATTTTACTTTAATATAGTAAATAAATAGAGCTAACATCAAATGTAAATAGGGTGTGATATTATGAATGTATTACAATATATAAGGCAAAATTACGATAGTTTTACAGATAGTGAAAAATTAATAGCAAATTATTTATTAGAAACTAAGAAAAGTATTATATCAATGTCAGCTAAGGATATAGCCTATACTACTAAAACATCAGCTCCAACAGTGGTTAGGTTTGCTAAAAAAATAGGTTTTAATAGCTTAAATGAAATGAAGCTTAAGTTATCCATAAATTTAGATAAAATGGATCAAGATATAGGGTTTCAATACTTGGATAAAGATTTAGGAACAAAGAATATAATTCATGTAATAAAAAATTCAGTAGATTCTATCATGGAACAGACAGTTAGATTTTTAAAGGAAGACGAACTAGATAATGCAATAGAATTACTTATAAATGCTAAAAATATATATGTATTCAGTGTAGGAGTATCAGCTTTAGTAGGTCAAGATCTTTATTATAAGTTAAGCAGGATAAATAAGAGATGTATATCACATACAGATACACATTTGCAAATAACCTCATCTATACTAATGGAGCCAGGTGATGTAGCAATAGCAATATCCTACTCAGGGGAAACAAGAGAAGTTATTAAATGTGTAGAAAATGCAAAAAAGAGAAAGGTTCCAGTAATAGCAATAACAAAGGCTAGTGTAAATAATAAGATAGCTGATATCTCAGATGTAGTATTACGTGTGCCAGCAGTAGAAAAATCTTTAAGGGAAGGTGCAATTAGCTCGAGAATATCACAGCTAGCAATAATAGATATGTTATTTATAGGCATGGTTAGAAATAATATAAAAGAAGTTGAAGAAATCTTAATTGAAACAAGAGAAGCAGTTAAAGAATTGTATAAATAGGGGAAGTTAAGTATATTGGTGTGAAAAAACCAAGATGTTATATTGAATCAAAAAAGCCACAGTACATTTTTTACTGTGGCTTTTTTATTAGTTTGAATGTAGGTGGTCGGGTACCTCAACATCAATTATTGCACTGCGATTTAATCTTTCCTATCCATGTTAAGCTTGTCACAACGCAGTAAGCTTATCTTCTTTAACGAAGATTACGAAGGCTCACCTTTCGTTTATACTTTCCATTTTTCACCTAAGGTATCGCTTCTACGTAACGCAATACCTTAGGTACTTAACCCTATGCGCCGAAAACCCATTCAAGAAAACGTTTATTAGTCACCAAATAAATGGAATAATTCTATAAGTATTATCTTTGTAATCCTTATAGGTCTCTTTAAAGGTTTTTTCTAATATTGTTTCTTCAATTGTAATTCGATATCCATAGATTACAACAATAATAATTAAAGTTCCTATAACCCCCTCAAAGCTTCTAAAAGATAATGTAATGCCAATTAAGGATAATATACTTCCACTATAGGATGGATGTCTTAGGTATTTATATGGACCAGTTTGAATTATTTTTTGCGTTGAATTCACCTGTACAGATAGTGTAAAAAAATTACGTAGAGTCCATACAGAATAAGATCGGAACAAAACTCCAATGATAATAAAAAAAATACCTATCCAGAAAAACAACATTGGAAGTATAAAGTGGATTTGCTTTCTACAAACAAGATTTAAAAATATTATGGATACAAAACCAGCTACAAGTAAGAAGTAAGACCCTTTGTCTCCATTTTGTTTCTCTCCTGAATGTTTTCTACTGATCCAAGAAGTAAAACACCAAATAAATATTTCTGAGATCAGAAAAAAAATGAATACCACTTGAAAAGTTCTCTTAATAGTTATTAACTCGAAATATGTATTCCCAAACAAATACATATATATTACCTCCTTATTATTTTTCTTGTAATTTCTTATTTATATCTTTTGCATCATTTTTACTATCTTTATATAAGCTTAAACAAGCTATTGCATAGGCCACAGCAATTATTAAAATTATTTCTATTACTGAAGGTAAAGAAATAATTTTAATAACCTTCAGTGGTATTCCAATAGAAAAAACCACACTTATAATTATGAATAATTCAAAAGCCATATGTATAATTGGGGACTTAACATGAATATTTTCCATAAAATACAGAACTGATTGTATTAATAAAATCAAAAATAGCAAACTAGCCTCTGATTTTACACCAATGGTTACTTGATGGTTTATAAGATGTATAATAATTACTAAAATTATTGTTATAGTAAAGGCAACACAACCACTGCAGAAATATTGATTTATTTTTTTCATTGCTTCCTCCAATTCTATTATAAATTATATCTCTAAAATTCGTTTAATTTCCTGTACATAGCTACGATTAATAATTAGTTTTTCTCCATTTGATAAAGTTGCAAGCAACCGGCCATTAATTTGACCTTTTACTTTTTCTAATTTTGCAATATTCATAAGGCAAGACTTATTTATTCGAGCAAATTTTGCACCTGATAATTTTATTTCTAACTCATATAATTTCATATCACTTTGATATACGTCTTTTTCGCAATAAATATAGATTTTATTATCA from the Clostridium sp. CM027 genome contains:
- a CDS encoding isoprenylcysteine carboxylmethyltransferase family protein, with translation MYLFGNTYFELITIKRTFQVVFIFFLISEIFIWCFTSWISRKHSGEKQNGDKGSYFLLVAGFVSIIFLNLVCRKQIHFILPMLFFWIGIFFIIIGVLFRSYSVWTLRNFFTLSVQVNSTQKIIQTGPYKYLRHPSYSGSILSLIGITLSFRSFEGVIGTLIIIVVIYGYRITIEETILEKTFKETYKDYKDNTYRIIPFIW
- a CDS encoding LytTR family DNA-binding domain-containing protein → MRIIIIEDPLMEDIEVKILCKERTIYVDHLAAELSKDQITISGKIENEYTRIFSDDIFYFEAVDNKIYIYCEKDVYQSDMKLYELEIKLSGAKFARINKSCLMNIAKLEKVKGQINGRLLATLSNGEKLIINRSYVQEIKRILEI
- a CDS encoding MurR/RpiR family transcriptional regulator: MNVLQYIRQNYDSFTDSEKLIANYLLETKKSIISMSAKDIAYTTKTSAPTVVRFAKKIGFNSLNEMKLKLSINLDKMDQDIGFQYLDKDLGTKNIIHVIKNSVDSIMEQTVRFLKEDELDNAIELLINAKNIYVFSVGVSALVGQDLYYKLSRINKRCISHTDTHLQITSSILMEPGDVAIAISYSGETREVIKCVENAKKRKVPVIAITKASVNNKIADISDVVLRVPAVEKSLREGAISSRISQLAIIDMLFIGMVRNNIKEVEEILIETREAVKELYK
- a CDS encoding DUF871 domain-containing protein — translated: MSYGFSIYFGLDNTKEENIKLLNEAHKLGFTRIFTSFHIPEANYSILKTEAQEFFKLAKKYNMDIISDISPNTFKFLDLNDMDLKGLFDIGVKTIRIDFGYTEEEVSKMSKNTYGIKIQLNASTITKKFFENLDRYSPNYKNVDALHNFYPRVGTGISEECMKEKNSILSKRGIESSAFVQSNNRKRGPLYDGLPSLEDHRGIEVREAANHLFALGNKSVFIGDSLPSKKELEDLSGLNPDAVELFIELKEYDTVTLGLLTETYTQREDEARDAIRASESRLVLNGNKIKALNTVDKNYGDIIIDNENYMRYMGELQILKTSQKSDYRTNVVASVLQNHIYLLKYINGGKKFYFNIVNK